In Fastidiosipila sp., a genomic segment contains:
- a CDS encoding ATP-binding protein has protein sequence MFKYKERVADAILELKLESFGATLIVGPKGCGKTTTAKQKAKSVIEFQDEDRRDEYLAVANTQPSRLLMGEKPRLFDEWQDAPKIWGAIRKAVDDEQVNGSYILTGSTAQTVKTPHTGTQRISTLKMYPMSLYESGDSNGSVSLGRLFDDPQSFDGCQSELTMDHLIFLLCQGGWPRAINNITDRSKLEVAKDLAQQVSRRDISSIDDVVRNPVWAELILRSYARNIATLAGKNTIYKDITASTSMSQASFHDYVAVLEHLFIIEDIDAWSPAIRSKTAIRSSKKRNFIDPSIAVAALGLSPDYFNEDFKTLGFLFESLCIRDLKIYSSLQGGRVSYYHDRYGLEADAVLHLDDGRYALIEIKLGSNEIESAAKHLNQVEELIHIFNRKDERIHMKTPDLKIVLTGTEYGYRRKDDVLVIPVGCLKM, from the coding sequence CGACAACGGCAAAACAGAAAGCCAAAAGTGTAATTGAGTTTCAAGATGAGGACCGCCGGGATGAATATCTTGCTGTGGCAAATACTCAACCTTCAAGACTGCTGATGGGCGAAAAGCCAAGGCTCTTTGATGAGTGGCAAGATGCACCGAAAATCTGGGGTGCCATCCGGAAAGCAGTTGATGATGAACAAGTCAACGGGAGCTATATTTTAACAGGCTCAACGGCACAAACGGTTAAAACACCTCACACGGGAACGCAGCGTATATCAACTCTCAAAATGTATCCGATGAGTCTCTATGAGAGCGGCGATTCCAATGGAAGTGTCTCTCTCGGCAGGCTTTTTGATGATCCTCAATCTTTTGATGGCTGCCAATCAGAGCTGACGATGGATCACTTGATCTTCTTGCTTTGTCAGGGAGGCTGGCCCAGAGCGATTAATAATATAACTGACCGCTCAAAACTGGAGGTGGCAAAAGACCTGGCTCAGCAAGTCAGCCGGCGTGATATCTCGAGTATCGACGACGTAGTTCGTAATCCAGTTTGGGCAGAACTGATCCTCCGATCTTATGCAAGAAATATTGCGACATTGGCAGGCAAAAACACGATATACAAGGATATAACTGCCAGTACTTCCATGAGCCAGGCCAGTTTCCACGACTACGTCGCAGTTCTGGAGCATTTGTTCATCATTGAAGATATTGATGCTTGGAGCCCGGCCATTCGATCAAAGACAGCCATTCGTTCTTCAAAAAAAAGAAATTTCATTGATCCGTCGATCGCTGTGGCAGCGCTTGGTTTGAGCCCAGATTACTTTAATGAGGATTTTAAGACACTGGGTTTCCTTTTTGAATCTCTCTGTATCCGGGATCTGAAGATATATTCTTCGTTACAGGGTGGCCGGGTATCCTATTATCACGATCGGTATGGTCTAGAGGCAGACGCTGTTCTCCATCTCGACGATGGAAGGTATGCCTTGATCGAAATAAAATTGGGATCCAATGAGATTGAAAGTGCAGCAAAACATCTTAACCAAGTGGAAGAATTAATTCATATTTTTAACAGAAAAGACGAACGAATACACATGAAGACCCCGGACCTGAAGATTGTTTTGACGGGTACTGAGTACGGCTACCGCAGAAAAGACGATGTATTGGTGATACCGGTTGGTTGCTTGAAAATGTGA